One region of Bombus affinis isolate iyBomAffi1 chromosome 3, iyBomAffi1.2, whole genome shotgun sequence genomic DNA includes:
- the LOC126914267 gene encoding A-kinase anchor protein 200-like isoform X1: MGARQSRRSVDITTTPKKEGLPAEGGVGDAAAPGDGKLERIEETDTKPTTNGIAPHTDVAEDKDKDKDDATEKDKDKEKEEVKAEETKQEPAGESPAETAEVTTPTEGTPASPNAVTSPDNKETKKKEKMKKKWSFRSISFSKKDKNKPAREEAPKNGDVTKEEPLAEGGEEAENGSATAGSPVEEKSAVSSPTAEDEAVPVAAAPAPSTEAKEESPASAASSPTEEKTEEPTPSAPSLVPVEEKKEEVEKVEAEKKVVEVSPAGGQFIADPVEVSVFRVQTVATPSIIERKTSEDIPSLPPSSPPPTPIDTSPLQQAQQAAATATALAEALKLPAEAADKDIITPPALSSLCPERNDPSTPAAESLDATPQMRPPISSVDEPPTKSTLIPASVEALPLIDTDASNPPDDVTKNLESLSAGDSNKTTEVDALPSLESDAKCLHSVPVNEPKQLSSESDIDQKCVRETTPLTDVEKSCELKVDENVANPSQMIQVEQPSQLSDRVSNLDGGELIENETSQVVLENVVKEEFVAREREEIPESANIKERVEEPVEEIIEPNEVVQEDIERVEEAAVIDPPVLTVDAIVESEEGPVPISEEILVEAKPAVVIPEDEEATETLVEEVADNSKVDIESVQVIPEVDDKLETETEPDVAVPTEEILISEVPEESKDPFVSNEAVIDPVTPITDSTIENVIDKAIDTPEMIRNEEESMPMPPPPLSESPVPSPQEKFDLETVNVADNSNTVPSPVVHTESQILDVQHTQEVDGSPLSLPEQTNESSTADISVPQADDASLKMSDDLPSCPVNEQTTYLANETQANLASSRLEDVPSLTDNFPTALEDTTQQLDSFKYPLPPEELSCPLNMSETNSELPIPDENASSLRNPTETLPIPPRSPSPLSNVSITSGLTTSTKDSSQTLLYDDQSNREFKMESVSISLNSYNESDIELKERLAESLAETEKQEESSVSCQLSNNATSSTTIQEIHQSTPEPEAPVENNVAHDSTTESSADAIKVTTPAVPSEVPASPPSAPAITEDVASVAKAIEEMDISDKAVAAATIECNTNEIIAEAHYQNNINE; encoded by the exons GAAGAAGTAAAGGCCGAGGAAACGAAGCAAGAGCCGGCTGGAGAATCTCCCGCGGAAACGGCGGAGGTCACAACACCAACAGAAGGCACTCCAGCTAGTCCCAACGCTGTCACCTCTCCAGACAACAAGGAAAccaaaaagaaggaaaag ATGAAGAAAAAGTGGTCCTTCAGGTCGATCAGCTTCAGCAAGAAGGACAAGAACAAGCCTGCCCGTGAAGAAGCGCCCAAGAATGGAGACGTCACCAAGGAGGAGCCTCTTGCAGAG GGTGGTGAAGAAGCGGAAAATGGATCAGCCACGGCAGGTAGTCCGGTTgaagaaaaatcagcagtaaGTAGTCCAACAGCGGAGGACGAAGCCGTCCCTGTAGCAGCGGCACCAGCACCGTCGACCGAGGCGAAGGAAGAAAGCCCAGCATCGGCCGCTAGTAGCCCTACCGAGGAAAAGACAGAGGAACCCACTCCCTCTGCTCCATCTCTTGTCCCTGTCgaggaaaagaaagaggagGTCGAAAAAGTGGAGGCCGAGAAAAAAGTAGTCGAGGTCAGTCCAGCCGGTGGTCAGTTCATAGCGGACCCGGTAGAAGTCTCCGTATTCCGAGTCCAGACAGTCGCTACGCCGTCTATCATTGAGAGGAAAACCAGTGAGGATATTCCTTCCTTGCCTCCGTCCAGTCCACCACCAACCCCCATAGATACGTCGCCTTTGCAGCAGGCTCAGCAGGCCGCGGCGACCGCGACCGCGCTAGCGGAGGCCCTTAAGCTGCCTGCCGAGGCTGCTGACAAGGATATAATTACACCACCAGCCTTATCTTCCCTCTGCCCAGAACGTAACGACCCATCAACACCAGCCGCGGAATCACTCGATGCGACTCCCCAGATGCGACCGCCCATTTCTTCTGTCGACGAACCCCCAACAAAATCGACTCTTATCCCTGCGAGCGTAGAAGCTCTGCCGCTGATAGATACAGACGCGTCTAATCCTCCGGATGATGTTACCAAGAATTTAGAGTCGCTTAGCGCCGGTGATAGCAATAAGACTACCGAGGTCGACGCTCTCCCGTCTCTAGAGAGTGATGCAAAATGTCTTCATAGCGTTCCAGTTAACGAACCGAAACAGCTGTCATCCGAGAGCGATATCGATCAAAAATGTGTAAGGGAGACGACTCCCCTTACCGACGTTGAAAAGTCTTGCGAGCTCAAAGTCGATGAAAATGTCGCGAATCCTTCGCAAATGATACAGGTCGAGCAACCTTCGCAGTTATCGGATAGAGTTAGCAATCTCGACGGCGGCGAGTTGATTGAAAACGAAACGTCGCAAGTAGTTCTAGAGAACGTAGTGAAGGAGGAGTTCGTTGCACGCGAGAGAGAAGAGATACCGGAATCGGCCAATATAAAGGAACGTGTCGAAGAACCAGTCGAAGAGATTATCGAGCCGAACGAAGTTGTTCAAGAAGATATCGAGCGAGTGGAAGAAGCCGCCGTTATCGATCCACCAGTTTTGACCGTTGATGCGATCGTGGAATCCGAAGAAGGTCCCGTTCCGATTTCCGAAGAAATTTTAGTAGAGGCAAAGCCAGCGGTTGTCATTCCGGAGGACGAGGAAGCGACGGAAACGCTCGTCGAAGAAGTAGCGGATAATTCGAAGGTAGATATCGAGTCGGTCCAAGTCATTCCGGAAGTGGACGACAAATTGGAAACGGAAACGGAACCCGACGTTGCCGTACCTACGGAAGAAATTCTCATTTCCGAAGTACCGGAAGAATCGAAAGATCCATTTGTTTCTAACGAAGCGGTGATCGATCCTGTTACGCCTATTACCGATTCCACGATCGAGAACGTTATCGACAAAGCGATAGACACACCCGAGATGATTAGGAACGAGGAGGAATCGATGCCCATGCCGCCCCCACCTTTGTCAGAATCACCTGTGCCTAGTCCTCAGGAAAAATTTGATTTGGAAACCGTAAACGTGGCGGACAATTCGAACACAGTGCCTTCCCCCGTTGTTCACACAGAGTCTCAGATTTTAGACGTACAACACACACAAGAAGTGGACGGATCTCCTCTTTCACTGCCGGAACAGACGAACGAATCTTCTACCGCGGATATTTCCGTTCCCCAGGCAGATGACGCGTCGTTGAAAATGTCAGACGATCTGCCGTCCTGTCCTGTTAACGAGCAAACCACGTATCTCGCGAACGAAACTCAAGCGAATCTCGCTTCGTCCAGGCTGGAAGACGTTCCTAGTCTCACAGACAATTTTCCCACAGCCCTTGAGGATACGACCCAACAGTTAGATTCCTTCAAATATCCCTTACCGCCGGAAGAGCTCTCTTGTCCGCTCAATATGTCCGAAACGAATAGCGAGCTTCCAATTCCCGACGAGAACGCGTCCAGTTTAAGAAATCCGACAGAGACACTACCGATACCGCCTAGAAGCCCCAGTCCTTTGTCCAATGTCAGTATCACGTCTGGCCTAACAACATCCACAAAAGACTCCTCACAAACACTGTTGTACGACGACCAGAGCAATCGAGAGTTCAAGATGGAATCGGTGTCGATAAGCCTCAATTCGTACAATGAGTCCGACATTGAATTAAAGGAGAGGTTAGCAGAGTCTCTGGCGGAGACTGAGAAGCAGGAAGAGAGCTCGGTTTCGTGTCAGTTGTCAAACAACGCCACGTCGTCGACTACTATCCAGGAGATCCATCAG AGCACTCCTGAACCCGAGGCCCCAGTAGAAAATAACGTGGCTCATGACAGTACGACAGAAAGTTCAGCCGATGCTATCAAGGTTACAACACCAGCCGTCCCAAGCGAGGTACCCGCCTCTCCACCATCTGCCCCAGCCATTACCGAGGATGTCGCATCGGTAGCTAAG gCTATTGAAGAGATGGACATAAGCGATAAGGCTGTTGCGGCAGCAACCATCGAGTGTAATACGAAC GAAATTATCGCGGAAGCACATTACCAAAACAACATAAACGAATAA
- the LOC126914267 gene encoding mucin-17-like isoform X5 has product MESITKAGRSVGSGVYRVAGAFARGARRVLSYVPLLGVAAVPTEVEEAESTAGGEEAENGSATAGSPVEEKSAVSSPTAEDEAVPVAAAPAPSTEAKEESPASAASSPTEEKTEEPTPSAPSLVPVEEKKEEVEKVEAEKKVVEVSPAGGQFIADPVEVSVFRVQTVATPSIIERKTSEDIPSLPPSSPPPTPIDTSPLQQAQQAAATATALAEALKLPAEAADKDIITPPALSSLCPERNDPSTPAAESLDATPQMRPPISSVDEPPTKSTLIPASVEALPLIDTDASNPPDDVTKNLESLSAGDSNKTTEVDALPSLESDAKCLHSVPVNEPKQLSSESDIDQKCVRETTPLTDVEKSCELKVDENVANPSQMIQVEQPSQLSDRVSNLDGGELIENETSQVVLENVVKEEFVAREREEIPESANIKERVEEPVEEIIEPNEVVQEDIERVEEAAVIDPPVLTVDAIVESEEGPVPISEEILVEAKPAVVIPEDEEATETLVEEVADNSKVDIESVQVIPEVDDKLETETEPDVAVPTEEILISEVPEESKDPFVSNEAVIDPVTPITDSTIENVIDKAIDTPEMIRNEEESMPMPPPPLSESPVPSPQEKFDLETVNVADNSNTVPSPVVHTESQILDVQHTQEVDGSPLSLPEQTNESSTADISVPQADDASLKMSDDLPSCPVNEQTTYLANETQANLASSRLEDVPSLTDNFPTALEDTTQQLDSFKYPLPPEELSCPLNMSETNSELPIPDENASSLRNPTETLPIPPRSPSPLSNVSITSGLTTSTKDSSQTLLYDDQSNREFKMESVSISLNSYNESDIELKERLAESLAETEKQEESSVSCQLSNNATSSTTIQEIHQSTPEPEAPVENNVAHDSTTESSADAIKVTTPAVPSEVPASPPSAPAITEDVASVAKAIEEMDISDKAVAAATIECNTNEIIAEAHYQNNINE; this is encoded by the exons ATGGAGTCTATCACGAAGGCGGGGCGAAGTGTGGGCAGTGGTGTATATCGGGTGGCAGGTGCTTTCGCTCGAGGAGCCAGAAGAGTTTTGTCTTACGTTCCACTTTTGGGCGTCGCTGCGGTCCCAACGGAAGTCGAGGAGGCCGAATCTACCGCG GGTGGTGAAGAAGCGGAAAATGGATCAGCCACGGCAGGTAGTCCGGTTgaagaaaaatcagcagtaaGTAGTCCAACAGCGGAGGACGAAGCCGTCCCTGTAGCAGCGGCACCAGCACCGTCGACCGAGGCGAAGGAAGAAAGCCCAGCATCGGCCGCTAGTAGCCCTACCGAGGAAAAGACAGAGGAACCCACTCCCTCTGCTCCATCTCTTGTCCCTGTCgaggaaaagaaagaggagGTCGAAAAAGTGGAGGCCGAGAAAAAAGTAGTCGAGGTCAGTCCAGCCGGTGGTCAGTTCATAGCGGACCCGGTAGAAGTCTCCGTATTCCGAGTCCAGACAGTCGCTACGCCGTCTATCATTGAGAGGAAAACCAGTGAGGATATTCCTTCCTTGCCTCCGTCCAGTCCACCACCAACCCCCATAGATACGTCGCCTTTGCAGCAGGCTCAGCAGGCCGCGGCGACCGCGACCGCGCTAGCGGAGGCCCTTAAGCTGCCTGCCGAGGCTGCTGACAAGGATATAATTACACCACCAGCCTTATCTTCCCTCTGCCCAGAACGTAACGACCCATCAACACCAGCCGCGGAATCACTCGATGCGACTCCCCAGATGCGACCGCCCATTTCTTCTGTCGACGAACCCCCAACAAAATCGACTCTTATCCCTGCGAGCGTAGAAGCTCTGCCGCTGATAGATACAGACGCGTCTAATCCTCCGGATGATGTTACCAAGAATTTAGAGTCGCTTAGCGCCGGTGATAGCAATAAGACTACCGAGGTCGACGCTCTCCCGTCTCTAGAGAGTGATGCAAAATGTCTTCATAGCGTTCCAGTTAACGAACCGAAACAGCTGTCATCCGAGAGCGATATCGATCAAAAATGTGTAAGGGAGACGACTCCCCTTACCGACGTTGAAAAGTCTTGCGAGCTCAAAGTCGATGAAAATGTCGCGAATCCTTCGCAAATGATACAGGTCGAGCAACCTTCGCAGTTATCGGATAGAGTTAGCAATCTCGACGGCGGCGAGTTGATTGAAAACGAAACGTCGCAAGTAGTTCTAGAGAACGTAGTGAAGGAGGAGTTCGTTGCACGCGAGAGAGAAGAGATACCGGAATCGGCCAATATAAAGGAACGTGTCGAAGAACCAGTCGAAGAGATTATCGAGCCGAACGAAGTTGTTCAAGAAGATATCGAGCGAGTGGAAGAAGCCGCCGTTATCGATCCACCAGTTTTGACCGTTGATGCGATCGTGGAATCCGAAGAAGGTCCCGTTCCGATTTCCGAAGAAATTTTAGTAGAGGCAAAGCCAGCGGTTGTCATTCCGGAGGACGAGGAAGCGACGGAAACGCTCGTCGAAGAAGTAGCGGATAATTCGAAGGTAGATATCGAGTCGGTCCAAGTCATTCCGGAAGTGGACGACAAATTGGAAACGGAAACGGAACCCGACGTTGCCGTACCTACGGAAGAAATTCTCATTTCCGAAGTACCGGAAGAATCGAAAGATCCATTTGTTTCTAACGAAGCGGTGATCGATCCTGTTACGCCTATTACCGATTCCACGATCGAGAACGTTATCGACAAAGCGATAGACACACCCGAGATGATTAGGAACGAGGAGGAATCGATGCCCATGCCGCCCCCACCTTTGTCAGAATCACCTGTGCCTAGTCCTCAGGAAAAATTTGATTTGGAAACCGTAAACGTGGCGGACAATTCGAACACAGTGCCTTCCCCCGTTGTTCACACAGAGTCTCAGATTTTAGACGTACAACACACACAAGAAGTGGACGGATCTCCTCTTTCACTGCCGGAACAGACGAACGAATCTTCTACCGCGGATATTTCCGTTCCCCAGGCAGATGACGCGTCGTTGAAAATGTCAGACGATCTGCCGTCCTGTCCTGTTAACGAGCAAACCACGTATCTCGCGAACGAAACTCAAGCGAATCTCGCTTCGTCCAGGCTGGAAGACGTTCCTAGTCTCACAGACAATTTTCCCACAGCCCTTGAGGATACGACCCAACAGTTAGATTCCTTCAAATATCCCTTACCGCCGGAAGAGCTCTCTTGTCCGCTCAATATGTCCGAAACGAATAGCGAGCTTCCAATTCCCGACGAGAACGCGTCCAGTTTAAGAAATCCGACAGAGACACTACCGATACCGCCTAGAAGCCCCAGTCCTTTGTCCAATGTCAGTATCACGTCTGGCCTAACAACATCCACAAAAGACTCCTCACAAACACTGTTGTACGACGACCAGAGCAATCGAGAGTTCAAGATGGAATCGGTGTCGATAAGCCTCAATTCGTACAATGAGTCCGACATTGAATTAAAGGAGAGGTTAGCAGAGTCTCTGGCGGAGACTGAGAAGCAGGAAGAGAGCTCGGTTTCGTGTCAGTTGTCAAACAACGCCACGTCGTCGACTACTATCCAGGAGATCCATCAG AGCACTCCTGAACCCGAGGCCCCAGTAGAAAATAACGTGGCTCATGACAGTACGACAGAAAGTTCAGCCGATGCTATCAAGGTTACAACACCAGCCGTCCCAAGCGAGGTACCCGCCTCTCCACCATCTGCCCCAGCCATTACCGAGGATGTCGCATCGGTAGCTAAG gCTATTGAAGAGATGGACATAAGCGATAAGGCTGTTGCGGCAGCAACCATCGAGTGTAATACGAAC GAAATTATCGCGGAAGCACATTACCAAAACAACATAAACGAATAA